In one Agathobacter rectalis ATCC 33656 genomic region, the following are encoded:
- the truB gene encoding tRNA pseudouridine(55) synthase TruB: MVNGIINVYKEKGYTSFDVVAKLRGIFHQKKIGHTGTLDPDAQGVLPVCLGKATRVCDLLTDKDKVYKAVLLLGQETDTQDISGQVLNQAKVNVTEQAVYDAISQFIGRQKQVPPMYSALKVNGKKLYELAREGKVIERKARDIEVFDIKVESIDLPEVTMTVHCSKGTYIRTLCNDIGERLGCHGCMKSLLRVRVAGFDLEHALTLSQIQSKVDEGCFDMVMPVDGVFENLPAVHTASDADKLVRNGNKIPAVLTDYLKHSADSDIRYRVYNHEGIFVGVYSYLDETGEFKPVKIFME; this comes from the coding sequence ATGGTTAATGGAATAATCAATGTATACAAGGAAAAGGGCTATACAAGCTTTGACGTTGTGGCAAAGCTTCGAGGCATATTCCACCAGAAGAAGATTGGTCATACGGGTACACTTGATCCTGATGCACAGGGCGTCCTTCCTGTCTGCCTTGGAAAGGCAACCAGAGTGTGTGACCTTTTGACAGATAAGGACAAGGTCTATAAAGCTGTGCTGCTTTTAGGACAGGAGACAGATACACAGGATATTTCAGGGCAGGTCTTAAATCAGGCTAAGGTCAATGTGACTGAGCAGGCGGTGTATGATGCAATATCACAGTTTATTGGCAGACAAAAGCAGGTGCCGCCAATGTATTCGGCTCTAAAGGTCAATGGGAAAAAGCTCTATGAGCTTGCCAGGGAGGGCAAGGTTATAGAGAGAAAAGCCCGGGATATCGAGGTGTTTGATATCAAGGTTGAAAGCATTGATTTACCGGAGGTTACGATGACGGTGCACTGTTCAAAGGGCACATATATCAGGACGCTGTGCAATGACATCGGAGAGAGGCTGGGCTGCCATGGCTGCATGAAGTCACTGCTTAGAGTAAGGGTAGCAGGCTTTGACTTAGAGCATGCACTTACACTTTCGCAGATTCAGTCAAAGGTGGATGAAGGCTGCTTTGATATGGTGATGCCTGTTGACGGAGTATTCGAAAATCTGCCGGCAGTGCATACTGCTTCAGATGCTGATAAGCTTGTCAGAAATGGAAATAAAATTCCGGCAGTGCTTACGGATTATTTAAAACACAGTGCTGACTCTGATATAAGATACAGAGTATACAATCATGAGGGCATATTTGTCGGTGTGTATTCGTATCTTGATGAGACCGGTGAGTTTAAGCCGGTTAAGATTTTTATGGAATAG
- a CDS encoding DHH family phosphoesterase, which yields MTEIDSNLKDAQSVAVSGHVRPDGDCVGSTLAVYNYIKDYYPDIKARLYLEPSPNIFKFMQRADEIDSSYADDTVYDLFIACDCSDTGRLGSAAKYFESAKRTLCIDHHVTNGAFADTNYIFPDASSTCELVFELLPKERITIQIAECIYTGMVHDTGVFQYSCTSKKTMDIAGSLMEMGIDYSRIIDDTFYTKTFAQNKIMGQALLNAALYLNGDVILSAVSRAEMEKYDVLPKHLDGIVNQLRVTKDIKVAVFLYENEDGTYKGSLRVNGDYDVAKVASVFGGGGHVKAAGFTIEGPLEVATDRILTAIKDNI from the coding sequence ATGACAGAGATTGATTCTAATTTAAAGGATGCACAATCAGTTGCTGTTTCCGGTCATGTGAGACCGGATGGCGACTGTGTCGGCTCAACACTTGCTGTATACAACTACATAAAGGATTATTATCCTGATATAAAGGCAAGGCTTTATTTAGAGCCAAGCCCAAACATCTTTAAGTTCATGCAAAGAGCAGATGAGATTGACAGCAGCTATGCGGATGATACAGTATACGATCTGTTCATAGCATGTGACTGCAGTGACACAGGCAGACTGGGAAGTGCAGCTAAGTATTTTGAGTCTGCAAAAAGGACACTTTGCATAGATCATCATGTTACAAACGGGGCCTTTGCAGACACAAATTACATCTTTCCGGATGCGAGCTCAACCTGTGAGCTTGTGTTTGAGCTTCTGCCGAAGGAGCGCATCACAATACAGATAGCAGAGTGTATTTACACAGGCATGGTGCATGATACAGGTGTGTTCCAGTATTCATGCACTTCAAAAAAGACTATGGATATAGCAGGCTCCCTGATGGAGATGGGCATTGATTATTCAAGGATAATCGATGATACATTTTATACAAAGACATTTGCTCAGAACAAGATTATGGGGCAGGCACTTTTGAATGCTGCTTTGTATCTGAATGGTGATGTTATATTGTCTGCAGTATCGCGCGCTGAGATGGAGAAGTACGATGTGCTTCCAAAGCATCTCGACGGTATTGTAAATCAGCTGCGCGTGACAAAGGATATAAAGGTTGCTGTATTTCTCTACGAAAATGAGGATGGTACCTACAAGGGCAGCCTGCGCGTAAACGGTGATTACGATGTGGCAAAGGTTGCGTCGGTATTTGGCGGCGGTGGACATGTAAAGGCTGCCGGATTTACGATTGAAGGACCGCTTGAGGTGGCAACAGACCGCATCCTTACGGCAATTAAGGATAATATTTAG
- the rbfA gene encoding 30S ribosome-binding factor RbfA: MRKNSIKNIRINEEVMRELSNIIRGEIKDPRINPMTSVVAVEVAPDLKTAKAYISVLGDKKSQADTLAGLKSAEGYIRRTLAKNINLRNTPAITFIIDQSIEYGVEMSKKIDEVTKNLKED; the protein is encoded by the coding sequence ATGAGAAAGAACAGCATAAAAAATATTCGTATCAACGAAGAGGTAATGCGTGAACTGTCAAATATCATACGCGGTGAGATAAAGGATCCGCGTATCAATCCCATGACAAGTGTTGTTGCTGTCGAGGTGGCACCTGATTTAAAGACAGCAAAGGCTTATATCAGTGTGCTTGGTGACAAGAAATCACAGGCTGATACACTTGCAGGACTTAAGTCAGCGGAGGGATATATACGCAGAACTCTCGCAAAGAACATCAATTTAAGAAATACACCTGCCATTACATTTATCATAGACCAGTCTATAGAGTATGGTGTTGAGATGTCTAAAAAGATTGATGAAGTAACAAAAAATCTCAAAGAGGATTAA
- the infB gene encoding translation initiation factor IF-2, protein MAKMRVHELAKELNIKSQEVIDTLNGTQFAVKNVQSGLEDEAQQIVRKKYAKTEVKKDAPKKEEPKKEEPKKDEAKAADRPKKKASITAVFNAQYSKQGRKTNGGNGSGNNGNNSSQRRNGNGRRDNQSSRPEQHSIIKPRPVGERAMRPISERTADPYADMKVTNSRPARQADADRRSDRRQDNGDRINNRNTDRNADRSRNTDRNSDRRTNNRDNNNRDNSRDNNRDNNRGFRNDARRPAEGGRSFDRNNDRSRSNDRSRSNDRNNDRTGSRGDDRNRFRKETVAVAAPDDVRGKESRDRGNDRKNKHNHNQSQKQDKLGKKQENYINLEKHGGKKKPQQPKAQPKEDENEIKTISLPEKITIRDLADKMKVQPSAIVKKLFMKGEMVTVNSEVDFAAAEEIALEFNFICEEEEKVDVIAELLKEDEEDESKMVPRPPVVCVMGHVDHGKTSLLDAIRQTRVTDREAGGITQHIGASVVSINGQNITFLDTPGHEAFTAMRMRGANSTDIAILVVAADDGVMPQTVEAINHAKAAGVEIIVAVNKIDKPSANIDKVKQELSEYELIPEDWGGSTIFCPVSAHTKEGIDNLLEMILLTAEVLELKANPDRNARGLVIEAQLDKGRGAVATVLVQKGTLHVGDPIACGSSYGKVRAMIDDKGRRVKEAKPSTPVEILGLNSVPSAGETFVACDSEKEAKAFSDTYISEEKNKLIEDTKAKMSLDDLFSQIQSGNMKELDIIVKADVQGSVEAVKQSLVKLSNEEVVVKVIHGGVGAINESDVILASASNAIIIGFNVRPDPVAKATADREGVDIRLYKVIYNAIEDVSAAMKGMLDPVFEEKVIGHAEIRQIFKASGVGNIAGSYVLDGFMERGCRVRISREGEQIFEGDLASLKRFKDDVKEVKTGYECGLVFDGFNDIQEFDIVEAYKMVEVPR, encoded by the coding sequence ATGGCAAAAATGAGAGTTCATGAACTTGCAAAAGAATTAAATATAAAGTCGCAGGAAGTCATAGACACATTAAACGGCACACAGTTTGCTGTCAAAAATGTGCAGAGCGGTCTTGAGGATGAGGCACAGCAAATTGTACGAAAGAAGTACGCGAAAACAGAAGTAAAAAAAGATGCACCTAAGAAGGAAGAACCTAAAAAGGAAGAACCTAAAAAGGATGAGGCTAAGGCAGCCGACAGACCAAAGAAAAAGGCAAGCATCACAGCAGTTTTCAATGCCCAGTACAGTAAGCAGGGTAGGAAAACAAATGGTGGAAACGGCAGCGGAAATAATGGAAATAACAGTTCGCAGCGCAGAAATGGCAATGGCAGACGCGATAATCAGTCATCACGTCCTGAGCAGCACAGCATTATTAAGCCAAGACCTGTCGGAGAGAGAGCTATGCGCCCTATAAGTGAGCGTACAGCGGATCCGTATGCAGATATGAAGGTAACCAATTCGCGTCCGGCACGTCAGGCTGACGCTGATAGAAGAAGCGACAGACGTCAGGACAATGGCGACAGAATCAACAACAGAAACACTGACAGAAATGCCGACAGAAGCAGAAATACGGACAGAAACAGCGATAGAAGAACAAACAATCGCGACAACAATAACCGAGATAACAGCAGAGACAATAATAGAGACAATAACCGAGGCTTCAGAAATGACGCCAGACGTCCTGCAGAGGGTGGCAGAAGCTTTGACAGAAATAATGATAGAAGCAGAAGCAATGACAGAAGCAGGAGCAATGATAGAAATAACGATAGAACAGGCAGCAGAGGTGATGACAGAAATCGTTTCAGAAAAGAAACAGTTGCAGTTGCAGCTCCTGATGATGTAAGAGGAAAGGAGAGCCGCGACAGAGGCAACGATAGAAAGAATAAGCATAATCACAATCAGAGCCAGAAGCAGGATAAGCTCGGAAAGAAGCAGGAGAATTACATCAATCTCGAGAAGCACGGCGGTAAGAAAAAGCCACAGCAGCCGAAGGCACAGCCAAAAGAGGATGAGAACGAGATTAAGACAATTTCTCTTCCGGAGAAGATTACAATAAGGGATTTAGCTGATAAGATGAAGGTTCAGCCTTCAGCCATTGTAAAGAAGCTTTTCATGAAGGGCGAGATGGTAACAGTTAACTCTGAAGTTGATTTTGCAGCCGCTGAGGAGATTGCTTTAGAGTTCAATTTCATATGTGAGGAAGAGGAGAAGGTCGATGTGATTGCAGAGCTTCTCAAGGAGGATGAAGAGGATGAGAGCAAGATGGTTCCTCGTCCACCTGTAGTCTGCGTAATGGGTCACGTAGATCATGGTAAGACATCACTGCTTGATGCCATCAGACAGACACGTGTTACAGACCGTGAGGCAGGTGGTATTACACAGCACATTGGTGCATCTGTTGTATCAATCAATGGCCAGAACATCACATTCCTTGATACACCGGGACATGAGGCATTTACAGCAATGCGTATGCGTGGTGCAAACTCTACTGATATCGCAATCCTTGTTGTTGCTGCAGATGATGGTGTAATGCCGCAGACTGTTGAGGCAATAAACCATGCAAAGGCAGCAGGTGTTGAGATTATCGTTGCAGTCAACAAGATAGATAAGCCAAGTGCCAATATCGACAAGGTTAAGCAGGAGCTCTCAGAGTATGAGCTTATCCCGGAGGATTGGGGCGGAAGCACAATATTCTGTCCTGTATCTGCACATACTAAGGAGGGTATCGACAATCTCCTTGAGATGATTCTTCTCACAGCAGAGGTGCTCGAGCTCAAGGCTAATCCTGATAGAAACGCAAGAGGTCTCGTAATTGAAGCACAGCTTGATAAAGGCCGTGGTGCGGTTGCCACAGTGCTTGTACAAAAAGGAACACTCCATGTCGGAGATCCTATCGCATGTGGAAGCAGCTATGGTAAGGTAAGAGCCATGATTGATGACAAGGGCCGCAGAGTAAAGGAGGCTAAGCCTTCTACGCCTGTAGAGATACTTGGACTCAACAGTGTGCCTTCAGCAGGTGAGACATTTGTGGCATGTGATTCAGAGAAGGAGGCAAAGGCATTCTCTGACACATATATTTCAGAGGAGAAGAATAAGCTCATCGAGGATACAAAGGCAAAGATGTCACTTGATGATCTGTTCTCACAGATTCAGTCCGGCAATATGAAGGAGCTTGATATCATCGTAAAGGCAGATGTACAGGGTTCAGTTGAGGCTGTTAAGCAGAGTCTTGTCAAGCTTTCAAATGAGGAGGTTGTGGTCAAAGTCATCCATGGCGGCGTTGGTGCCATCAACGAGTCAGATGTTATCCTTGCATCAGCATCAAATGCAATCATCATTGGCTTTAACGTCAGACCGGATCCTGTTGCCAAGGCTACAGCAGACCGTGAGGGCGTAGATATCAGACTTTACAAGGTCATCTACAATGCAATCGAGGATGTATCTGCGGCCATGAAGGGTATGCTTGATCCTGTATTTGAGGAGAAGGTTATCGGACATGCGGAAATCAGACAGATTTTCAAGGCTTCAGGCGTTGGAAACATTGCAGGTTCATATGTGCTTGACGGATTTATGGAGAGAGGCTGCCGTGTCAGAATTAGCAGAGAGGGTGAGCAGATATTCGAGGGAGACCTTGCTTCACTCAAGAGATTCAAGGATGACGTCAAGGAGGTCAAGACAGGCTATGAGTGTGGTCTTGTATTTGACGGATTTAATGATATTCAGGAATTCGATATAGTTGAAGCTTACAAGATGGTAGAGGTTCCGAGATAA
- a CDS encoding L7Ae/L30e/S12e/Gadd45 family ribosomal protein yields MLGLAAKSGNVVSGEFSTEKAVKTGKAFLVIVADDSSDNTKKHFSDMTAFYEVPIYFYSDKVGLGNAIGKEFRASLAVTDENLANAVIKKLQSNKTE; encoded by the coding sequence ATGCTGGGATTAGCAGCAAAGTCAGGCAATGTGGTTAGCGGAGAGTTTTCTACAGAGAAAGCTGTAAAGACAGGAAAGGCATTTTTAGTGATAGTTGCAGATGATTCATCAGACAACACAAAGAAGCATTTTTCGGATATGACTGCTTTCTATGAGGTTCCGATTTATTTTTATAGTGACAAGGTGGGGTTAGGGAATGCAATAGGCAAAGAGTTTCGCGCTTCCCTTGCAGTAACGGATGAAAACCTTGCAAATGCAGTGATAAAAAAGCTGCAGTCGAATAAAACTGAATAA
- the rnpM gene encoding RNase P modulator RnpM has translation MANKKIPMRKCVGCQEMKEKKSLIRVVKTAEGDIILDDTGKKNGRGAYICKSLECFKKAKKTKALERSLGVSVSEQVYEELEKEMNQIDR, from the coding sequence ATGGCAAATAAAAAGATTCCAATGCGCAAATGCGTAGGCTGTCAGGAGATGAAGGAAAAGAAGTCACTTATTCGCGTGGTAAAGACTGCGGAGGGCGACATAATTCTCGATGACACCGGCAAGAAAAACGGCAGGGGAGCTTATATATGTAAGAGCCTTGAATGCTTTAAAAAGGCTAAAAAGACAAAGGCACTTGAGCGTTCCCTTGGTGTTAGTGTATCAGAACAGGTATATGAGGAGCTTGAAAAGGAGATGAACCAAATTGACAGATAG
- the nusA gene encoding transcription termination factor NusA, with amino-acid sequence MSNELLEALNILEQEKNISKETLLEAIENSLVTACKNHFGKSDNVKVEIDPETCAFSCYQEKTVVDTVEDPVEEISLADAHKVNGNYQLGDIVRVEVKSKEFGRIATQNAKNVILQKIREEERKVIFDEYNSKEKDVVTGVVQRYIGKNVSINLGKADALLTESEQIKGEVFKPTERIKVYILEVKSTSKGPKILVSRTHPELVKRLFESEVTEVKEGIVEIKAISREAGSRTKIAVWSNDPNVDPVGACVGMNGARVNAIVNELRGEKIDIITWDENPAILIQNALSPAKVISVIADADEKSAKVVVPDYQLSLAIGKEGQNARLAARLTGFKIDIKSETQARESGDFMDYENDYEEDDYDDDYDYSDDELAENERLADTEQADVQAEAFDTEADENEAAGTENDAADSGDEQ; translated from the coding sequence ATGAGCAATGAGTTATTAGAAGCGTTAAATATATTAGAGCAGGAGAAAAACATCAGTAAAGAAACTTTACTTGAGGCAATTGAGAACTCTCTTGTGACTGCCTGCAAGAACCATTTTGGTAAATCAGACAATGTAAAGGTAGAAATAGATCCTGAGACATGTGCTTTCTCATGCTACCAGGAGAAGACGGTTGTAGATACGGTTGAGGATCCGGTTGAGGAGATTTCCTTAGCAGATGCGCACAAGGTAAACGGTAACTATCAGCTTGGAGATATCGTGAGAGTTGAGGTTAAGTCAAAGGAATTCGGACGTATTGCTACACAGAACGCAAAGAATGTTATCCTTCAGAAAATCCGCGAGGAGGAAAGAAAGGTAATATTTGACGAGTACAACAGCAAGGAAAAGGATGTTGTGACAGGTGTTGTTCAAAGGTACATCGGAAAGAATGTCAGCATCAACTTAGGTAAGGCAGATGCACTTCTGACTGAGAGTGAGCAGATAAAGGGTGAGGTATTCAAGCCTACAGAGCGTATCAAGGTATATATCCTTGAGGTTAAGTCAACATCAAAGGGACCAAAGATTCTTGTTTCAAGAACACACCCTGAGCTTGTGAAGAGACTTTTCGAGTCAGAGGTTACAGAGGTTAAAGAGGGCATAGTTGAGATAAAGGCTATTTCACGTGAGGCCGGAAGCAGAACAAAGATTGCAGTATGGTCAAATGATCCAAACGTAGACCCTGTAGGAGCATGTGTAGGTATGAATGGTGCCAGAGTAAATGCTATCGTAAATGAGCTTCGCGGTGAGAAAATCGATATCATCACATGGGATGAGAATCCGGCAATACTTATCCAGAACGCACTTAGCCCTGCAAAGGTTATCTCTGTTATCGCAGATGCAGATGAGAAATCAGCAAAGGTTGTTGTTCCGGATTATCAGCTTTCGCTTGCAATCGGTAAGGAAGGACAGAATGCAAGACTTGCAGCAAGACTTACAGGCTTCAAGATTGATATCAAGAGCGAGACACAGGCTAGAGAGTCAGGGGACTTCATGGATTATGAGAATGACTATGAAGAGGATGATTATGATGACGATTATGATTATTCGGATGATGAGCTTGCTGAGAACGAGAGATTAGCTGATACAGAACAGGCAGATGTACAGGCAGAGGCTTTTGATACAGAGGCTGACGAGAACGAAGCAGCAGGTACAGAAAATGATGCGGCAGATAGTGGTGATGAGCAGTAA
- the rimP gene encoding ribosome maturation factor RimP, translated as MSKASVYEAKTESFIQPILDSMNFELVDVEYVKEGGMNYLRAYIDKEGGITVDDCEVVARQMNEILDREDYIPDSYTFEVSSPGLGRPLKKEKDYVRNMNKEIEIRTYRAINKSKEFYGLLKAYDKDTVTITDEDGNETTFNKSDIALIRQALDF; from the coding sequence ATGTCAAAGGCAAGTGTATATGAGGCAAAGACGGAGAGCTTTATACAACCAATTCTTGACAGCATGAATTTTGAGCTTGTTGATGTCGAGTATGTTAAGGAAGGCGGTATGAACTACCTGAGAGCATATATCGATAAGGAGGGTGGCATAACTGTTGATGACTGTGAAGTGGTTGCAAGGCAGATGAATGAGATTCTCGACAGAGAGGACTATATTCCTGATTCGTACACCTTCGAGGTCAGCTCGCCGGGGCTTGGAAGACCTCTCAAGAAGGAAAAGGACTATGTGCGCAATATGAATAAGGAGATAGAGATTCGCACATACAGGGCTATCAACAAATCAAAGGAATTTTATGGTCTGCTTAAAGCCTATGATAAGGATACAGTGACAATAACCGATGAAGACGGCAATGAGACTACATTTAATAAGAGTGACATTGCGCTTATACGTCAGGCATTGGATTTTTAA
- the galE gene encoding UDP-glucose 4-epimerase GalE, which yields MAILVTGGAGYIGSHTCVELLDAGYDVVVLDNLSNSSEKSLDRVKALTGKEVKFYKGDILDRDILNKIFKEEKIDSCIHFAGLKAVGESVAKPWEYYNNNIAGTLTLVDVMRQNGCKSIIFSSSATVYGDPAQIPITEECPKGQCTNPYGWTKSMLEQILMDIYKADNEWNVILLRYFNPIGAHKSGTMGENPNGIPNNLMPYITQVAVGKLKELGVFGDDYDTPDGTGVRDYIHVVDLAVGHVKALKKIEENAGLCIYNLGTGHGYSVLDIVKNFEAATGVKIPYTIKPRRPGDIATCYCDPSKAKRELGWEAQYGIKEMCADSWRWQKNNPNGYDD from the coding sequence ATGGCAATTTTAGTTACTGGTGGAGCCGGATATATCGGAAGCCACACATGTGTGGAGCTTCTTGATGCAGGCTACGATGTTGTAGTACTTGACAATCTTTCAAATTCTTCTGAGAAGTCACTTGACAGAGTTAAGGCTCTTACAGGCAAAGAAGTAAAGTTCTATAAGGGAGATATCCTTGACAGAGACATCTTAAATAAGATTTTTAAGGAAGAAAAGATAGATAGCTGTATTCACTTTGCAGGACTCAAAGCAGTAGGAGAGTCTGTGGCAAAGCCTTGGGAGTACTATAACAATAATATTGCAGGAACACTTACACTTGTTGATGTGATGAGACAGAATGGCTGCAAGAGCATCATTTTCTCTTCATCAGCTACAGTATACGGAGATCCTGCACAGATTCCTATCACAGAGGAGTGTCCAAAGGGACAGTGTACAAACCCATACGGCTGGACAAAGTCTATGCTTGAGCAGATACTTATGGACATCTATAAGGCAGATAATGAGTGGAACGTTATTCTTCTTCGTTACTTCAATCCAATCGGAGCTCATAAGAGCGGTACAATGGGTGAGAATCCAAACGGTATTCCAAACAACCTCATGCCTTATATCACACAGGTGGCAGTAGGCAAGCTCAAAGAGCTTGGAGTATTCGGAGATGACTATGATACTCCTGACGGAACAGGTGTGAGAGATTACATCCATGTAGTTGACCTTGCGGTTGGACATGTCAAGGCTTTAAAGAAAATTGAGGAGAATGCAGGTCTTTGCATCTACAATCTTGGAACAGGACACGGCTACAGTGTGCTTGATATCGTAAAGAATTTCGAGGCTGCAACAGGTGTTAAGATTCCTTATACAATAAAGCCTAGAAGACCTGGCGATATTGCTACATGCTACTGTGATCCATCAAAGGCCAAGAGAGAGCTCGGCTGGGAAGCACAGTATGGTATTAAGGAGATGTGTGCCGACTCATGGAGATGGCAGAAGAACAATCCTAACGGATATGATGATTAA
- a CDS encoding AraC family transcriptional regulator — MNNKYKNSYIVKEKELVSLSVYNVGFQSCDSLYQWGPGIRDHYLIHYIISGKGRYTVNGSVHTLTPGDAFLVYPNTEVIYQADAQDPWEYTWVGFTGSDAATILRATDFTKAHPYIHSVSNGNEIKRQLMHIYDARGTEFENALEMTGRLYTTLALFVSAATSKPPQNSANSYVQKGIEYISANYSYPITVEDIASYIGLSRSHLFRSFQSILGVSPKEYLTDFRIKQACYLLKHSSLSITAIAGSIGFDNSLYFSKTFHKIKGLSPKEYRSKYKKAQE; from the coding sequence ATGAATAATAAATACAAAAATTCCTATATCGTAAAAGAAAAAGAGCTTGTATCTCTGTCCGTATATAACGTAGGCTTCCAGAGCTGTGATAGCCTGTATCAGTGGGGCCCCGGTATCAGAGACCATTATCTGATTCACTATATCATAAGCGGTAAAGGCCGCTACACTGTAAATGGCAGTGTTCACACATTAACTCCCGGTGATGCGTTTCTCGTATATCCAAATACCGAAGTGATTTATCAGGCTGATGCGCAAGATCCTTGGGAATATACCTGGGTAGGCTTTACCGGCAGCGATGCTGCAACCATTTTAAGAGCCACTGATTTCACAAAAGCGCATCCATACATACACAGTGTATCAAACGGAAACGAAATCAAAAGACAGCTCATGCATATATACGACGCCAGAGGCACAGAATTTGAAAATGCACTCGAAATGACCGGGCGACTCTACACCACCCTCGCTCTTTTTGTCAGTGCCGCCACATCAAAGCCGCCGCAAAACAGTGCAAACTCCTATGTACAAAAGGGCATCGAATACATCTCCGCCAACTATTCATACCCTATCACCGTTGAGGATATTGCATCATATATAGGCTTAAGCCGAAGTCACCTGTTCCGTTCCTTCCAGAGCATCCTCGGTGTATCGCCAAAGGAATATCTGACCGATTTCAGAATCAAACAGGCATGCTATCTGCTTAAACACTCCTCATTGTCCATCACAGCAATTGCAGGCTCTATAGGGTTTGATAACAGCCTTTATTTTTCAAAGACCTTTCATAAAATAAAAGGCCTTTCGCCTAAGGAGTATCGCAGTAAATACAAAAAAGCTCAAGAATAA
- the rplT gene encoding 50S ribosomal protein L20, producing MARVKGGLGAKKRHNRTLKLAKGYRGARSKQYRVAKQSVMRALTSSYAGRKERKRQFRQLWIARINAAARLNGLSYSQFMHGLKLANVDLNRKVLADMAVTDAAGFAKLVEVAKSKLA from the coding sequence ATGGCAAGAGTTAAAGGCGGTTTAGGCGCTAAGAAAAGACATAACAGAACATTAAAGTTAGCAAAGGGTTATAGAGGCGCTAGATCTAAGCAGTATAGAGTAGCAAAGCAGTCAGTTATGAGAGCACTTACAAGCTCATACGCTGGACGTAAAGAGAGAAAGAGACAGTTCCGTCAGTTATGGATTGCTCGTATCAACGCAGCAGCTCGTCTCAACGGACTTTCATACAGCCAGTTCATGCACGGCTTAAAGTTAGCAAACGTTGACCTTAACCGTAAGGTATTAGCTGATATGGCTGTTACAGATGCAGCAGGATTTGCTAAATTAGTAGAGGTTGCTAAATCTAAGCTTGCTTAG
- the rpmI gene encoding 50S ribosomal protein L35, giving the protein MPKMKTSRAAAKRFKVTGTGKLKRNKAYKRHILTKKTTKTKRNLRKATMTDETNVKNMKKILPYM; this is encoded by the coding sequence ATGCCAAAAATGAAAACAAGCAGAGCAGCTGCAAAACGTTTCAAAGTTACAGGAACAGGAAAGTTAAAAAGAAATAAAGCCTACAAGAGACATATCTTAACTAAGAAAACAACAAAGACAAAGAGAAATCTCAGAAAAGCAACAATGACAGATGAGACAAATGTTAAGAATATGAAGAAGATTTTACCATACATGTAA
- the infC gene encoding translation initiation factor IF-3 → MINEQIRDREVRLIGADGEQLGIVSSREAQKIADEAGLDLVKIAPNAKPPVCKVIDYGKYRYEQARKEKDAKKKQKTVELKEIRLSPNIEANDLNTKMNAAKKFLAKGNKVKITLRFRGREMAHMNASKHILDDIAENLSDVAVVEKAPKVEGRSIGMVLAEKR, encoded by the coding sequence ATGATTAATGAACAGATCAGAGACAGAGAAGTTCGACTGATTGGAGCGGATGGAGAGCAGTTAGGAATTGTTTCTTCAAGAGAAGCTCAAAAGATTGCAGACGAGGCAGGACTTGATTTAGTAAAGATAGCACCAAATGCAAAGCCACCTGTATGTAAGGTGATTGATTATGGTAAGTATCGTTATGAGCAGGCCCGTAAGGAAAAGGATGCAAAGAAAAAGCAGAAGACCGTTGAATTGAAAGAGATTCGTCTCTCACCTAACATTGAGGCTAACGACTTGAATACCAAGATGAATGCTGCAAAGAAATTTCTTGCAAAAGGAAATAAGGTAAAGATCACACTCAGATTCAGAGGACGTGAGATGGCTCATATGAATGCAAGCAAACATATCCTTGATGATATAGCGGAGAATCTTTCAGATGTAGCGGTAGTGGAGAAAGCACCAAAGGTTGAAGGAAGAAGCATCGGTATGGTGCTGGCAGAAAAGAGATAA